In one Candidatus Margulisiibacteriota bacterium genomic region, the following are encoded:
- a CDS encoding GGGtGRT protein, translating to RMHSDAQFAGSSSVPAHVEMMGFLGIGNNPMVGATVAIAVAVQEAMTK from the coding sequence GCCGCATGCATTCAGATGCCCAATTCGCAGGCTCATCCTCCGTTCCGGCTCACGTTGAAATGATGGGATTCCTTGGTATCGGCAACAACCCAATGGTTGGTGCTACTGTGGCTATCGCTGTTGCAGTGCAGGAGGCTATGACGAAATAA